From the genome of Chanos chanos chromosome 5, fChaCha1.1, whole genome shotgun sequence, one region includes:
- the nyap2b gene encoding neuronal tyrosine-phosphorylated phosphoinositide-3-kinase adapter 2, which produces MSSKQEETLRFFQYVEDSGLRAYNGLLAQNLDHMWNEKNRTNSQEKNDKKRKQEEAIKRTREEEEVVTEGKHLRMGSIAMPAPVDHVTPRPCTTGFTVRSQSLHSVGTAEEEGSPTSRKQPPPKPRRDPNTKLSISCEAVDQSPSSCRGGDLEKCDAAQGCSEDCKRIPPPKPKRNPNTQLSTSFDESYIRTHGSKGSPPAAPHSQETVAPSPPQPQSPSRDSDLDEPVYIEMSGHTGRELPQRASIEDEEPGEAVYEEMKYPVLDEPDSVRWDPPGCRSQCPTPCPPDPDIHTPLSRCSTPRGTPLCDIPAPFPNLLSHRPPLLVFPPAPAQCSPNSDESPLTPLDVAKLPMLENSSYGKSPTSSSSLDPSSSSSSSSSHLRRAERELTATPTITVSGRSSAPPLPCTLYKSSASSAHSYQRSHSACPSPVSMGRCLTPLSLMRAPPFDGPFPGLPRSASATPHGKGSPPQDGRHHGSLQNVSVGRSRTPTSPLDELTNLFNTGRNMLKKNSSGRKSKEPAERATDQSQCRSCHSVEPLPRRDSKERCCNSVEPSPDSKERGCNSIEPISRHDSKDRGCSITEALHRQDSKERGCSNVEPLPRRDSKDRGCTGPELLPRQESKELHSLDVRQDGRDRSVHCPELLPRHDSKDTGRTGLEYRRDSKDGGRNSSESRRDVKDKVSAECRRDGKDRASNGTEIIPRRELKDKGGHAAEALLRYDGKDRTNFGMGSPKAHERDTGTAPLSVATPSRHGRSPVSPTMTTGNSSSELKTIPKSIRSPSMSVVPSPAGTPQRQSSEIQQVPPMTWMYGDSTMLEMIERKQRLCREIRSRQWPLNRSPCKQESLPSLPTWKKTNGTKKYLPPPYPTQTTVFWDTAI; this is translated from the exons ATGAGCTCCAAACAGGAGGAGACTCTCCGATTTTTCCAGTATGTTGAGGACAGTGGACTGAGGGCTTATAACGGGCTGCTTGCTCAGAACCTCGATCACATGtggaatgagaaaaacaggactAACTCTCAGGAGAAAAACGACAAGAAGAGAAAGCAGGAAGAAGCCATTAAACG GAcgagggaagaagaggaggtggTGACAGAGGGCAAGCACCTGCGGATGGGGTCAATAGCAATGCCTGCGCCAGTGGATCATGTGACCCCCAGGCCCTGCACCACAGGCTTCACTGTACGTTCCCAGTCCCTGCACTCAGTGGGCACTGCTGAGGAAGAGGGGAGCCCCACCTCCCGAAAGCAGCCCCCACCTAAACCTCGGAGAGATCCCAACACCAAGCTGAGCATCTCCTGCGAGGCTGTGGACCAGAGCCCCAGCTCCTGCAGGGGAGGAGACTTGGAGAAGTGTGATG CAGCACAGGGCTGCAGTGAGGACTGCAAGCGGATCCCTCCTCCAAAGCCAAAGAGGAACCCTAACACGCAGTTAAGCACGTCTTTTGACGAATCCTATATCCGTACTCATGGTTCTAAGGGCTCACCACCAGCTGCACCTCACTCTCAAGAGACTGTGGCACCATCCCCACCCCAGCCCCAAAGCCCTTCCCGGGACTCTGACTTGGATGAGCCCGTCTACATTGAGATGTCAGGACACACAGGGCGTGAGCTGCCCCAGCGTGCTAGCATAGAGGATGAGGAACCAGGTGAGGCAGTGTATGAGGAGATGAAATACCCCGTCCTTGATGAACCGGACTCGGTACGGTGGGATCCGCCAGGCTGTCGTTCGCAGTGCCCTACACCCTGCCCGCCGGACCCTGATATTCACACTCCTCTAAGTCGCTGCTCCACACCCCGTGGTACGCCCCTCTGTGACATCCCTGCCCCTTTCCCCAACCTCCTATCCCACAGACCTCCCTTGCTGGTGTTCCCTCCGGCCCCGGCTCAGTGTTCGCCCAATTCGGACGAGTCCCCGCTCACACCCCTGGATGTGGCGAAACTGCCCATGTTGGAGAACTCCTCCTATGGGAAATCACCCACATCCTCTTCCTCGCTTgatccttcctcctcctcttcctcttcctcctcgcaCCTGCGACGTGCTGAGAGAGAGCTAACGGCGACTCCCACCATCACGGTGTCAGGTCGCTCCTCTGCACCGCCGTTGCCCTGCACGCTGTACAAGAGCTCGGCCTCGTCTGCGCACAGCTACCAGCGGAGCCACTCGGCTTGCCCTTCGCCTGTCAGCATGGGCCGTTGCCTCACCCCGCTAAGCCTCATGAGGGCACCACCCTTCGATGGGCCCTTTCCTGGTCTGCCTCGAAGTGCTTCGGCTACGCCCCACGGCAAAGGTTCGCCCCCCCAGGATGGCCGGCACCACGGCTCTCTGCAGAACGTGTCAGTGGGGCGCTCCCGTACGCCCACCAGTCCGCTGGATGAACTTACCAACCTGTTTAACACAGGCAGGAACATGCTGAAGAAGAATTCGAGCGGACGAAAGAGCAAAGAACCGGCCGAGA GAGCAACAGACCAATCACAATGCAGGTCATGCCA TAGCGTGGAGCCACTACCAAGACGTGACAGTAAAGAGAGGTGCTGCAATAGTGTAGAACCCTCGCCTGACAGTAAAGAAAGAGGCTGCAATAGCATAGAACCTATATCTAGACATGATAGCAAAGACAGGGGCTGCAGCATCACGGAGGCTTTGCACAGACAAGACAGCAAAGAACGAGGCTGCAGCAATGTGGAGCCCCTGCCCAGACGTGACAGCAAAGACAGGGGTTGCACTGGACCAGAACTCTTGCCTCGGCAAGAAAGTAAAGAACTGCACAGTTTGGACGTCAGACAAGATGGTAGAGACAGAAGTGTCCATTGCCCGGAGCTGCTGCCGAGACATGACAGTAAGGATACAGGCAGAACCGGCCTGGAATACCGACGTGACAGCAAAGATGGTGGCAGGAACAGCTCGGAATCTCGACGTGATGTTAAAGACAAGGTAAGCGCGGAGTGCAGGCGTGACGGCAAGGACAGGGCCAGTAACGGCACTGAAATCATACCTAGACGGGAACTTAAAGACAAAGGTGGACACGCAGCCGAAGCTCTGCTAAGGTACGATGGAAAAGACAGAACGAACTTTGGCATGGGCTCACCCAAAGCACACGAGCGAGACACTGGGACTGCGCCACTCTCTGTGGCAACTCCTAGTCGCCATGGACGATCCCCTGTCAGCCCAACGATGACGACTGGAAACTCCAGCTCTG aaCTGAAGACAATTCCAAAAAGCATCAGATCCCCCTCCATGTCTGTTGTGCCATCCCCAGCAGGGACACCACAGAGGCAGTCTTCAGAGATCCAGCAG GTGCCACCTATGACCTGGATGTATGGTGACAGCACCATGCTGGAGATGATCGAGAGGAAACAAAGATTATGTCGGGAGATTCGGTCCCGTCAGTGGCCCCTCAACCGAAGTCCCTGCAAGCAGGAGAGCCTTCCATCCCTGCCAACCTGGAAAAAAACCAATGGGACCAAGAAGTATCTGCCGCCCCCATatcccacccagaccactgtGTTCTGGGATACTGCCATCTGA